GCCGCCCTGCACCAGGCCCTGCAGCGCCTGCTGGAACCCCATCAGGTCAATACCAGCCACCCGGACAAGCAGCCGCCCAGCCAGCAGCGCCAGGCGAAGATCTTGTTGGTGGAGGACAACCCGGTGAACCAGCTGGTGGCCAAGGGCATGCTCGGCAAGCTGGGCTGCGAGGTGGTGGTCACCGCCCACGGCGGCGAGGCCCTCAACTACCTGGAGCGCAACCCGGTGGATCTGGTGCTGATGGACTGCAACATGCCGGTGATGGATGGCTACGAGGCCACCCGGCGCATTCGCCAGAGCGGGCGCTGGCCGAACCTGCCGGTCATCGCCCTGACCGCCAACGCCCTGCCCGACGAGCGCGAGCGTTGCCAGGCCGCGGGGATGAACGACTACCTGGCCAAACCCTTCCGTCGCGAAGACCTGGCCGCCCTGCTGGACAGCTGGCTGCCGCTTACGGCAACGCCATAAGCCGCGCCAGCAATAGCCCCAGGCTACCGCGCAGGCCGTCCAGCTCCTCGGCCGTCACGCCGCTATCGCAGAGCAGACGGCTTTTCAGCGGCAACACCTGCTCGCGCAACTGCCGCCCGGCCTCGCTGAGGCCCAGATGCACCTCGCGCTCATCCAATGGCGAACGCCGCCGCTGCACCAGGCCCAACTGCTCCAGGCGCTTGAGCAACGGCGTGAGAGTGCCGGAATCGAGCAGCAGACGCTCGCCCAGGGCCTTCACCGTCGGCTGCGGCGGCGCCGCAGCCTGCCACTCCCACAACACCAGCATGACCAGGTACTGCGGGTAGGTCAGGCCCAGCGCATCGAGCATCGGCTTGTAGGCCCGGGTCACCGCCCGCGAGGCGGCGTAGAGCTTGAAGCACAGCTGGTTGTCCAGCAGCAGCTGCGCCTCGACTTCATCGGGACTCATTTCAGCAGGGCTTCGATCTCGGCGGTCAGCTCTTCCGGCTTGGTGGTCGGGGCAAAGCGTTTGACTTCGCTGCCGTCGGCGCTGATCAGGAACTTGGTGAAGTTCCACTTGATGCCCTGGCTGCCGAGCAGGCCCGGGGCACGCTTCTTCAGCTGCACGTAGAGCGGATGGGCGTCGCTGCCGTTGACGTCGATCTTCTTGAACAGCGGGAAGCTGACGCCGAAGTTCAGCTCACAGAACTCGCTGATCGCGCCCTCATCGCCCGGCTCCTGCTTGCCGAACTGGTTGCAGGGGAAGCCCAGCACCACCAGGCCCTTGTCCTTGTATTGCTGCCAGACGCTCTCCAGGCCCTTGTACTGCGGGGTGAAGCCGCACTTGCTAGCGGTATTGACCACCAGCACGGCCTTGCCGCCGAAATCGGCCAGGGTCTTCTGCTCACCCTTGATGGTGGTCACCGGGATATCGAAAAGCTTGTCGCTCATGGCCTGGGGCTCCGCTATGAATGGATGAAAGCGCAGAAAATATAGCGAGCAATTAGATTGCACACAATTCAATTGTTGAAAAAAGAGGCCCGCATGTCAGCGAGCCCCTGCCTAGCCCTAGCGCGGCACCAGTTTCAGCGACAACGAATTGATGCAGTAGCGCAATCCGGTCGGCCGCGGCCCGTCGGGGAATACGTGCCCCAGATGGGCATCGCACTTGGCGCACTTGACCTCGATGCGGTGCATGCCGTGACTGAAGTCCTCCTTCTCGGCGATCACCTCGCCGTTCACCGGCTGGAAATAGCTCGGCCAGCCGCTGCCGGAATCGTACTTGGCATCGGAGTCGAACAGCGCCTCGCCACAGCAGGCACAGTGGTAGATGCCGGGCACCTTGCTGTCGTGGTATTCGCCGGTGAAGGCGCGCTCGGTTCCACCCAGACGGCAGACATGGAACTGGGCATCGGAAAGCTCGTCGCGCCAGGCTTCCAGGGGTTTTTCGATCTTTTCCATGGGGTACACCTCAGAGGCAGAAAAAAGCCCGACCTGTACCTTTTCCGGTCATCGGGCCGCACGTATCATGCGTCACTCTCTAGACGTCGATCTGGCCGCAACATTACAGCCAGCCAAGGCGCGCCATCCGTTTTTTCGCTGCAGCGCAGCCATTTTCAGTTCGGGACAACAGCATCATGCAGGTCAGCAAATCGAACAAGCTTGCCAACGTCTGCTACGACATTCGCGGGCCGGTGCTCAAGCACGCCAAGCGTCTGGAAGAGGAAGGCCAGCGCATCCTCAAGCTGAATATCGGCAACCCGGCGCCGTTCGGTTTCGAAGCCCCGGAGGAAATTCTCCAGGACGTGATCCGCAACCTGCCCACCGCGCAAGGCTACAGCGATTCCAAGGGCCTGTTCAGCGCGCGCAAGGCGGTGATGCAGTACTACCAGCAGAAGCAGGTGGAAGGTGTCGGCATCGAGGACATCTACCTCGGCAACGGTGTTTCCGAGTTGATCGTAATGGCCATGCAGGCGCTGCTCAACAACGGCGACGAAGTGCTGATCCCGGCCCCCGACTACCCGCTGTGGACTGCCGCCGTGGCCCTTGGCGGCGGCAAGCCGGTGCACTACCTGTGCGATGAGCAGGCCGGCTGGTTCCCCGACATCGCCGACATGCGCGCCAAGATCACCCCGAACACCAAGGCTCTGGTGCTGATCAACCCGAACAACCCCACCGGCGCCGTATATTCGCGCGAAGTGCTGCTGGAAATCGTCGAACTGGCCCGCCAGCACAACCTGGTGCTGTTCTCCGACGAAATCTACGACAAGATCCTGTATGACGACGCCGTGCACATCTGTACCGCCTCGCTGGCGCCGGACGTGCTCTGCCTGACTTTCAACGGCCTGTCCAAGTCCTACCGGGTAGCCGGTTTCCGCTCCGGCTGGGTGGCCATCTCCGGCCCCAAGCACAAGGCGGTGAGCTACATCGAAGGCCTGGATATCCTGGCCAACATGCGCCTGTGCGCCAACGTGCCGAGCCAGCACGCGATCCAGACCGCGCTGGGCGGCTACCAGAGCATCAACGATCTGGTATTGCCCAACGGCCGCCTGCTGGAGCAGCGCAACCGTGCCTGGGAACTGCTCAACGACATCCCCGGGGTCAGCTGCGTCAAGCCGATGGGCGCGCTGTATGCCTTCCCGAAGATCGATCCGAAGGTTTGCCCGATCCATAACGACGAGAAGTTCGTCCTCGACCTGCTGCTTTCCGAGAAGCTGCTGATCGTCCAGGGCACCGCCTTCAACTGGCCGTGGCCGGATCACTTCCGCGTGGTCACCCTGCCCCGCGTCGATGATCTGGAACAGGCCATCGGCCGCATCGGCAACTTCCTCAAGTCCTACCGCCAGTAACGGCAGCCCGGGGC
The window above is part of the Pseudomonas alcaligenes genome. Proteins encoded here:
- a CDS encoding glutathione peroxidase, coding for MSDKLFDIPVTTIKGEQKTLADFGGKAVLVVNTASKCGFTPQYKGLESVWQQYKDKGLVVLGFPCNQFGKQEPGDEGAISEFCELNFGVSFPLFKKIDVNGSDAHPLYVQLKKRAPGLLGSQGIKWNFTKFLISADGSEVKRFAPTTKPEELTAEIEALLK
- the msrB gene encoding peptide-methionine (R)-S-oxide reductase MsrB, yielding MEKIEKPLEAWRDELSDAQFHVCRLGGTERAFTGEYHDSKVPGIYHCACCGEALFDSDAKYDSGSGWPSYFQPVNGEVIAEKEDFSHGMHRIEVKCAKCDAHLGHVFPDGPRPTGLRYCINSLSLKLVPR
- a CDS encoding pyridoxal phosphate-dependent aminotransferase yields the protein MQVSKSNKLANVCYDIRGPVLKHAKRLEEEGQRILKLNIGNPAPFGFEAPEEILQDVIRNLPTAQGYSDSKGLFSARKAVMQYYQQKQVEGVGIEDIYLGNGVSELIVMAMQALLNNGDEVLIPAPDYPLWTAAVALGGGKPVHYLCDEQAGWFPDIADMRAKITPNTKALVLINPNNPTGAVYSREVLLEIVELARQHNLVLFSDEIYDKILYDDAVHICTASLAPDVLCLTFNGLSKSYRVAGFRSGWVAISGPKHKAVSYIEGLDILANMRLCANVPSQHAIQTALGGYQSINDLVLPNGRLLEQRNRAWELLNDIPGVSCVKPMGALYAFPKIDPKVCPIHNDEKFVLDLLLSEKLLIVQGTAFNWPWPDHFRVVTLPRVDDLEQAIGRIGNFLKSYRQ
- a CDS encoding MarR family winged helix-turn-helix transcriptional regulator, with translation MSPDEVEAQLLLDNQLCFKLYAASRAVTRAYKPMLDALGLTYPQYLVMLVLWEWQAAAPPQPTVKALGERLLLDSGTLTPLLKRLEQLGLVQRRRSPLDEREVHLGLSEAGRQLREQVLPLKSRLLCDSGVTAEELDGLRGSLGLLLARLMALP